The Acidobacteriota bacterium genome contains the following window.
GTTCCTCGATCCGCTTGTCGGTTCCGATCTGAGCCCTTACTTCATTAATAAATCTCGGGCTGAGAACGGATACCAGCGATCCTTTCAAGCCGTGGCTCTTGGTTCCGCGAGCGTAATTCCCCTCAACCGCAATGTCCTGCCGCGGATTCTCGAAGCTGAAGTTTTCGCCACGGAATCGGGTGTAGCTGTATTGAATATTCAGCGTATTGGCCTGGTTAAGAATGAAATCGGTACGGGCAAATAGCGCGGTCGGGTTATTTGTACCGCGCTGTTCCCCCTCAAGCGCCGAAACGCTTGCCGGGACGGTTGCACCGGGGATCGTCTGAAATTTCACCACGAAGGGAACGCGCAGGTAATTTTGCTCAAGGCCAACAAAAAAGAACGCCTTGTCCCGCTTGATCGGCCCGCCGATCGAACCACCGAACTGATTCTGGGCGTTGTCAAGATCCTGGCCGAACGCATCAGGCGAGGTCAACTGCTTGTTCCGGTTAAAGTAAAAGACTTCGCCGCGAACCTCGTTGGTTCCCGATTTTGTAACAGCGTTGACAAAGCCGCCGCCAGTACGGCCGACCTCCGCAGTCGCACCGGAACGAACGACCTGAAATTCACGGATCGCAGTTTGCGGAAAGAAGAATACCTGCTCGTTGCCGCCGCGCTGGTTTCCCTGCAGAGCGTCGTTAAAATCGGCACCGTCGACGGCTACGTTCGAATTAATAGAACGCTGGCCGGAAATAACGAGGCCGTTGCGATCACCTTCTTGAATAACCGCCGGTGTTAGCTGGGCAAACTCGGTAAAATTACGTCCACGAACCGGCAGGTCGCTGACGAGCCGCGGAGAGATCGTCGTTCCTGTCGATTCCGTTTCTGTACCGATCGTATCGGAATCACCGGTGACGTCGATCGAAACGCTGGCCCCTTGCGGTGCTAACGTGATCTCGATCGGCGTGGTTTCGCCGACCCTGAGTACAAACGTCATCGGTTTTTCAGCGAAGCCCTGCGACCTCGCTGTCAGACTGTACGTCCCGACCGGCAGGACACTTGCCGAAAACGAGCCATTGGCTCCTGAAACGACTGTGCGCTCGAGGCCGGTATCTTTGTTTTTGATAACGACCGTAGCTCCCTGAATTACGGCACCATTTTGATCTTTAACAGTTCCTTCGACGGCAGCACTGCCGGAATCGGACTGAGCGATCAATGAAAAAGTTGATATTAAAATTATGAGGACAAAGATAGAGATCGATCTTATGCTAACCGAAACTTTCATGTTAACTCCTGTTCTGTGGCTGCCGCTTAAATAGCAGCTTGCAATATTCGTCTTGAAGGATTTGGATTCAACTAACGAGAGTATTGCGGCAGTTTTAACAGGATGTGAACACGACGTTAATTTGGTGTTAATTCTTATTTTTTGATCGAGGCCCTGAGCGGTCCTGCATACAGGTCTCTTTTTTATCAGAATTCAGTCTGCTGATTTTCATTCAGAAAATTAATGAAATATTCAACGATTTGCTTCGTAACGCCGGTCAGTAGATATAGTGAAGTCTTGGTGAAGTCAACTAGTTCATCAACTGAATGGGTCGGCTCATCACCGGAACCAAAGGTTACGCCTACTGTATTGTCTGTGACGATCAGTCTATTGCGGCGTTCATATTCGATGCCAAGCCCTTTAATGATCGGAGGTTTACCATGCACCCACTCATCGCGGTAGTCTCTGGTTTTTTTCCAATCCTTCGAGTCTCTTAAAGTGAGAATTGATTTCGTGATTTCGTGCTTTGGTAGGTTCTTAGCGAGGTATTTGCCAACTATTGCTTGCTGACTTGAAACGCCTAGTTTTGTTGATTTCTTAAAATCCGTTATTTTGCTTTCAATATCGAGAATACTAACTATTGCATTAGCGAGATGTTCGGCTGAGGCATAAAGGCGAAGGGCTACATCGTCCGCGTAAAACTTACCGAAGAACAAAGCAAGATGGTCGTTGGGCGGATCACTCTTTTCTCGATACCAAACCAAATGTGCAAGGCCTTCAAACAGAGCATATCTTGCCTCTTGCAGAACCGATGTTGCGTCTTGCAGACAAACTGCCGCTATGGGGTTTGTACTACCAACTGGAAACCCCATCGAGATCATGCCCGGATCCAATTGGAGAGAGGAACACCTGACTCCGTCAACGTCCGGTAGCTCATCATTAACTTTCGAGGCGGTTTCGCTATCAAGTTTTCCTCTGCTCATCCGTTTTCATATATCAAATTATCGTTGTCACGATCTCACGAATGCTGCGCTGCAGCTCACGGTCGTCGGTGATCGGAGAGCAGATCGCAACCTCGGCGGCGTCGATGGGTGGGATGCCCTGGGCGATCATTTGGGCGGCGTAGATGAGGAGGCGGGTTGAGACGCCTTCTTCGAGGCCGTGGCCGCGGAGGTTTCTCACCTTTTGGCCGATGGTGACAAGGTCGGCGGCGGTTGCGGTGTCGATGCCGCCTTCTTTGGCGACGATCTCGGTTTCGGACTCGGCGTTCGGATAGTCGAATTCCATCGCGACGAAGCGCTGACGGGTCGATTGTTTGAGGTCTTTCAGGATCGACTGATAGCCCGGATTGTACGAGACGACCAGCATGAATTCCGGCGGGGCCTCGATCACCGTTCCGCGTTTCTCGATGGGCAGACGGCGGCGGTCGTCGGTCAGCGGATGGATGATAACAACGGTATCTTTGCGTGCCTCGACAACCTCGTCGAGATAGCAGATCGCACCGGCTCGGACAGCAGCGGTCAACGGGCCGTCGTGCCAGACGGTTTCTTCGCCCTCGAGTAGGAAGCGGCCGACAAGATCGGTGGACGAGAGGTCTTCGTGACAGGCGACAGTGATCAGCGGGCGATTGAGCCGATGCGCCATGTATTCGACAAAACGCGTCTTGCCGCAGCCCGTCGGGCCCTTGAGCATCGCGGGAAGCTTGGCCGCGTAGGCGGCTTCAAAAAGCTCGACCTCACGCCCGACCGGCAAATAATAGGGTTCGTTTGCGACCTTGTACTGTTCGACTGCTAGTTCCATAAAGATTTGATTCTAGCTGAAAGGTTTTTCAGTGCCAACTTGCATCAGCTAAACGCCGCGCGTAAAACTGCAATAGTTATGATCGAGATCATTCAGGTACAAACCGAAGACGAGATCGAAGCCGCGCGGCTGATCTTTCGCGAATACGAAAAATGGCTCGGGCTCGATCTCTGTTTTCAGGGATTTGAGGCTGAACTCGCCTCATTGCCCGGCAGATATGCACCGCCCGACGGCAGGCTTTATCTTGCGTACTCGGGCGGAAGACTCGCGGGATGCATCGCCTTGCGCGATCTCGGCGAAGGTATCTGCGAGATGAAGCGGCTTTTCGTTCGAGACGAGTTTCGCGGGCAAAAGATCGGTATTGCGTTGATCGAAACGATCATCGAGGATGCTTGTGCGACCGGCTATCAAGCTATAAGACTCGACACATACCCGCCAAAAATGGGAAAAGCCGTGAGTCTCTATGAAACCCACGGCTTTCGACCGATCGAACCGTACTACGATAATCCAAACGACGGCGTGCTATATATGGAACTCTCGTTTTAAAAATTACATTCCGCTGCCAAAGCTCGAACCGTACGCGTTAGGGGGCGGCGGAGCCATGTTAAATTGCTGCCCTGCCCATGGGAAGACCTGCCGGAATGCGAACACGTTGGCTATAAGAATCAACGGAAATGAGATGAGAAAAGCTCCGACGCAGATCATCAGTACGCCGACGAGCATGACCAGGATCTCAAATATCATTAGAACGAACAGGCCGCCGATGTTGCTCATTGCGGCTCGGGCGCTGAGTTTTATCGCGTCGATCGGGCCGATTTCGTTTTCCATAGCGAGCGGTATCGCAAAAAACATGATCATCCACCAGACGATCGCAATTACCATGAAAACCAGGCCGACGACAACGCCGATCAGAGCGAGTCCACCCGCCAGAACGCTGTTATCACCAGATTGAAAGAACTGGTAATCGCCATTTTTCCCGCCGAGGCCGATTTGGCCGATATCGATCGTAAATCGCAGGATCTGAGCGATCACCCCCGGTATCGACTGGATCAATCCGATGACCATCAAAGGAACGAATTTCTCGAAACCTTTGAACATCATGCCGAAATCCACCGGTTCGCCGCGCATATCTCTGAGAGCGACGAAAAAAACGCCACCCATTATCGGGCCCATGATAAAGATATTGAGACAGGGGATGCAGCCGGTCAGCAGCATTGCAACGATCGCAATGCCGAGATACATGCCGTAATTTTTCTTCAGCATGTCCCACGCGTTACTTACACAGCCGCCGGCGTCGATCGCACCAGGTACAAATTGAATGGCATTCATATGTTTTGTTTGAGGTTCTACTTGTTGATCGATGTTACCCCAAACGCACACAATTTCAAACAAAAATCCGTTCGAAGCAGCGACTGTCTAGCTGCTTCGAACGGACTAATGAGCAAAAATCCCGATCGGGTTTTTATTGAATTGGCTTTCTCGGCATTTTCTCGTCCATCATTGCGGTCTGATAGACAAAGGTCGCGAGAATGATCGACATCTGCTTCATGTCATCAGCCTGAATACGGTCGAAAACGTCCATGTTCGAGTGATGTGTTCTGGTGTCATACTCGACAGCATCCTGAATGAACTGGAAGCCCGGTAAACCGATACCGTCGAAGCTAAGATGGTCGGTTCCGCCCGTATTCGAAAGAGAAAGCGTATTCGCTCCCATTTCCTTGAACGGTGCCAGCCAGTTGCGGAAGATCGGCCTGACAGCTTCATTTCCCTGCATATAGACGCCGCGAACTTTACCAGTTCCGTTATCGATATTGAAATAAGCTGAGAGCTTGTCATATTCAGCAAGCTTTGTCAGCGGCTGAGGTGTTTGGTTTTGACCGCCTCCACCGCCGCCGCCGAATGCCGGAGCATTTGGATCACCGCGGTAGCCGAAGTGCTGGCGAACGTAAGCACGCGAGCCAAGCAATCCCTGCTCTTCACCGCTCCACAGGCCAACGCGGATCGTACGGCGAGGTTTGAGGCCGAGGGTCTGGAGAATGCGGACGGCTTCCATCATAACGGCGCAGCCTGCGCCATTGTCGGTTGCACCGGTTCCGGCCTGCCACGAATCAATGTGGCCGCCGAGCATGACGATCTCGTCTGCTTTGTCGGTACCCGGGATCTCAGCGATCGTGTTGTAGGACATCGGATCAGCATCCTGAAATTCGACAGCCAGGTCTACCGTCATCGTAACTTTTTCACCGGCATCGACCATGCGGGCAATGCGGTTGTAGTGTTCGACCGCGGCACTGATCTGGATAGGAACTTTTGCGGCTTTATCGCGAACTGTCGGGTTTGGCACGCCTGGCGTCGGGGTTGCCGGCGGAACGGCTGCAGCTCCCTGCACAAAGATCGTACCGCCATCGCCGCGTCCGGCGTCAAGCAAGATCGCTGCACCTTCCTCTACCAAAAATCTCATTCTACGGCCATTGAACTGGGCCGCCTGAGCAAAATTGCCTCCCGGGCCGCCAGGTCCGCCAGCCGGAGCACCGGCCGGGCGGCGAGCTGCTGCCGGATCAGGAGCATCGGCGAGAGCGAGCAGTTCGGCATCCGTAAAACGCTTGCCCGGAGCTTCGAGCCAAGCTTTGACCTCGCGCGTTGGGCTCATGAGGATGATCTTGCCTTTCAGTTTGCCTTTGTATTGTTCGAGATCTTCTTCCTTTGTGGCGTTAAAGCGAACGACTTCGCCAGTGAACGCAGTACTAGTGCTTGCCGGAGCTGCAGCAGGTTTTCCTTTTGCTTTCGGATCGACCGGCGGCGGAGGCGGCATCAGCGTGTCGGTACCGGGTGACCATGCTTTTGGGTATGAGATCACTGGAAAGGCGGTCGGGCCGTCAACCATTGCATAGTATCGCTTGAGCGTCCATCCGCGTCCGAAGGGTCCCCACGCCTCGAGGTGTGCATTCTGCAGCCCCCAGCTTGCCATTTGATCGCGTGTCCATTCGTTCGCACGCTTGAGTCCCGGCGAGCCGGTCAGTCTCGGCCCAATGACGTCGCTCATGTAGCTGAGGGTTTTCATAACCTGCGAACGGTTCATTCCCTCGTCTTTGATCTTATCGACGATCTCCTTTGGAGCCTCGTAAATTTTTGGTGCTGTTTGTCCGAACGTGAACGCCGGAAGCAGGAATGCATGGATCAGCAGCACGCCCGCAATTTTGCGTCGAAGCATAATATTATTTCTCCTAAATTTTAGTTGGATCTTTAATCAGATTTAGGTATTTATACCACAAAAGCCGTTAAAAGGTTGCAGTCCCGAGCTGTGAAAACACCTGTTTTTTACTGTAAAACCGCCCCGAAAGTGTAAAGAATTGTAAACACTTAGAGTTACGCTGCAAAAACGAAAAAACCGCCCGGAAACGAAGAACGATAGTTCATCATTTCCGGGCGGTAGCTTGAAAGCTAATTGATGCTTACTTAAATTCCTTCCGCGGCATTTTCTCGTTCATCATTGCGGTCTGATAGACGAAGGCAGCCATGATCGTTGCCGCCTGTTTCATATCATCGCCTTGAATACGGTCGAAAACGTCCTGATTCGAGTGGTGTGTTCGAGTATCGTACTCGATCTCATCCTGTATGAACTGAAAACCCGGCAGTCCGATGCGGTCGAATGAAAGGTGATCGGTTCCGCCGGTGTTCGACATGGTCAGGGTTTTAGCTCCGAGATCCGAGAATGGTGCGAGCCACGCTTCGAAATACGGGCGAACCGCCGAATTGCCCTGCATATAAACTCCACGGATCTTTCCGGTTCCATTGTCGAGATTGTAGTAGGCAGAGAGTTTGTCGTAATCAGCACCTTTAACCAGCGTAGGTTTCGCACCGCTTGGATCCGGGGCTCCAAATAGATTTGGCCCGCCGGTCATGTCGCCGAGATGCTGCTTGACGTATGCGGCTGATCCGTAAAGCCCTTGTTCTTCGCCCGACCACAGGCCGACGCGGATCGTGCGGCGTGGTTTCAGGCCGCTAGCGATGATAATGCGTGCCGCTTCCATCGCAACCGCGACACCGGCACCGTTGTCGGTTGCTCCGGTTCCCGCGTGCCACGAATCAATATGGCCGCCGAGCATAACCAATTCGCTCTTGAGCGTCGGATCACTTCCGGGGATCTCGGCGACCGTGTTATAAGCCATCTGGTCTTCGTCGTAGTACTGCGACTGGATATTCACCGTCATCTTTGGCTTAACGCCATGCTGGATCATCCGAACCATGCGGTTATAATCCTCGGTCGCGACAACCATCTGAGGGATCATCTTTGCCTCGGCCGCCTTCTGCTGCGGCGCGAGACGGTTCGGGTTCGTGAAGTATTCCATGATGCTCGCCGGGATCGGCTGAGCCACATCTGCACCCTGTACGAAGATCGTTCCGCCGCTGCCGTTTCCGCTGTTATCGATCGCGACCGCCGCTCCTTCTTCCACCAGGAAGTTCATCATTTTGAGGCCGAGCATGAAGCGGGCGATACGCGGAGCCATCTGCGGCGAAGAAAAATCAACCGCCGGAGCAGCCGGTTTTTTCGGGTCGTTCGGATCTGGAGCGGCGGCGAGTTTCGCGAGTTCGTCGTCGCTCAGCCGTGCTCCCATTCCGCCAAAATCTGCTTTCAGCTCACGCGGTGCCGACATTAGCACGATCTTGCCTTTCAACTGGCCTTTGTACTTAGCAAAATCCTCGTCCTTTTTGATCTCAACGAAAACCACGTCACCGGTGATCGGCCCTTTGGTCGACGGTGACCAGGCTTTTGGAAATGCAAGTAAAGGCAGCGTTTGCGGATCAACGATCTCGGCCGAGAAGCTCTTC
Protein-coding sequences here:
- a CDS encoding GNAT family N-acetyltransferase, translating into MIEIIQVQTEDEIEAARLIFREYEKWLGLDLCFQGFEAELASLPGRYAPPDGRLYLAYSGGRLAGCIALRDLGEGICEMKRLFVRDEFRGQKIGIALIETIIEDACATGYQAIRLDTYPPKMGKAVSLYETHGFRPIEPYYDNPNDGVLYMELSF
- a CDS encoding M20/M25/M40 family metallo-hydrolase → MLRRKIAGVLLIHAFLLPAFTFGQTAPKIYEAPKEIVDKIKDEGMNRSQVMKTLSYMSDVIGPRLTGSPGLKRANEWTRDQMASWGLQNAHLEAWGPFGRGWTLKRYYAMVDGPTAFPVISYPKAWSPGTDTLMPPPPPVDPKAKGKPAAAPASTSTAFTGEVVRFNATKEEDLEQYKGKLKGKIILMSPTREVKAWLEAPGKRFTDAELLALADAPDPAAARRPAGAPAGGPGGPGGNFAQAAQFNGRRMRFLVEEGAAILLDAGRGDGGTIFVQGAAAVPPATPTPGVPNPTVRDKAAKVPIQISAAVEHYNRIARMVDAGEKVTMTVDLAVEFQDADPMSYNTIAEIPGTDKADEIVMLGGHIDSWQAGTGATDNGAGCAVMMEAVRILQTLGLKPRRTIRVGLWSGEEQGLLGSRAYVRQHFGYRGDPNAPAFGGGGGGGQNQTPQPLTKLAEYDKLSAYFNIDNGTGKVRGVYMQGNEAVRPIFRNWLAPFKEMGANTLSLSNTGGTDHLSFDGIGLPGFQFIQDAVEYDTRTHHSNMDVFDRIQADDMKQMSIILATFVYQTAMMDEKMPRKPIQ
- a CDS encoding M20/M25/M40 family metallo-hydrolase, producing MLRRKILGAALIYAFLVPTLSFAQGTAPARVYTAPQADIEKIKDEGMNRSQVMQTLSYLTDVIGSRLTGSPNLKRANEWTRDTMAKWGMQNAKLEAWGPFGRGWALKSFSAEIVDPQTLPLLAFPKAWSPSTKGPITGDVVFVEIKKDEDFAKYKGQLKGKIVLMSAPRELKADFGGMGARLSDDELAKLAAAPDPNDPKKPAAPAVDFSSPQMAPRIARFMLGLKMMNFLVEEGAAVAIDNSGNGSGGTIFVQGADVAQPIPASIMEYFTNPNRLAPQQKAAEAKMIPQMVVATEDYNRMVRMIQHGVKPKMTVNIQSQYYDEDQMAYNTVAEIPGSDPTLKSELVMLGGHIDSWHAGTGATDNGAGVAVAMEAARIIIASGLKPRRTIRVGLWSGEEQGLYGSAAYVKQHLGDMTGGPNLFGAPDPSGAKPTLVKGADYDKLSAYYNLDNGTGKIRGVYMQGNSAVRPYFEAWLAPFSDLGAKTLTMSNTGGTDHLSFDRIGLPGFQFIQDEIEYDTRTHHSNQDVFDRIQGDDMKQAATIMAAFVYQTAMMNEKMPRKEFK
- a CDS encoding CbbQ/NirQ/NorQ/GpvN family protein, translated to MELAVEQYKVANEPYYLPVGREVELFEAAYAAKLPAMLKGPTGCGKTRFVEYMAHRLNRPLITVACHEDLSSTDLVGRFLLEGEETVWHDGPLTAAVRAGAICYLDEVVEARKDTVVIIHPLTDDRRRLPIEKRGTVIEAPPEFMLVVSYNPGYQSILKDLKQSTRQRFVAMEFDYPNAESETEIVAKEGGIDTATAADLVTIGQKVRNLRGHGLEEGVSTRLLIYAAQMIAQGIPPIDAAEVAICSPITDDRELQRSIREIVTTII